The proteins below come from a single Prochlorococcus marinus CUG1415 genomic window:
- the pgl gene encoding 6-phosphogluconolactonase, translated as MDEMIEKVKNGYTINIYKDKLELSKAVFKFIESQIVHTLKNKERFKFCVSGGSTPKSVYQLLSKSNLKWDSVDVFLGDERCVDPNSELSNSLMLKNSLLTNFGSKAFFYEIFNDLNADDEATKNQFISKLFEKCGSNPPTFDLTLLGLGDDGHTASLFPYQENNNVDDFVIFNEGKGLKRISLTPKVLSASSKIVFLVSGASKRIALQRLLEEKEPPDRTPSKLIKSINQISIFCDQESSKELEI; from the coding sequence ATGGATGAAATGATTGAAAAGGTCAAAAATGGATACACCATAAACATATACAAAGACAAGTTAGAACTATCAAAAGCGGTTTTTAAGTTTATTGAAAGCCAAATTGTTCATACATTAAAAAATAAAGAAAGATTCAAATTTTGTGTAAGTGGAGGTTCAACTCCTAAGTCTGTTTATCAACTGCTTTCTAAAAGCAATCTTAAATGGGATTCTGTTGATGTCTTTTTAGGAGATGAAAGATGTGTTGATCCAAATTCAGAATTAAGTAACTCGTTAATGTTGAAGAATTCATTGTTAACTAATTTTGGATCTAAAGCTTTTTTTTATGAAATTTTCAATGATTTAAATGCTGATGATGAAGCTACAAAAAATCAGTTTATTTCTAAATTATTTGAAAAATGCGGATCAAACCCTCCAACCTTTGATTTGACATTATTAGGTCTTGGAGACGATGGTCATACAGCCTCACTATTCCCTTATCAAGAAAATAATAATGTAGATGATTTTGTTATTTTTAATGAAGGTAAAGGATTAAAAAGAATTTCATTAACTCCAAAGGTACTTTCAGCCTCTTCAAAGATAGTATTTTTGGTTAGTGGAGCTTCTAAAAGAATTGCTCTTCAGAGGTTATTAGAGGAAAAAGAGCCACCAGATAGAACACCATCAAAATTAATAAAATCTATTAATCAAATTTCAATATTTTGTGATCAGGAATCATCAAAAGAATTAGAAATTTAG
- a CDS encoding CIA30 family protein gives MSKKKFLFQKKEFDGWKTLNDTVMGGSSSAFCEISNSGLLLKGNIVEKAGGFVSCRSPIYKPSLNVSEYSSFELNIEGQGRTFKLAVACEDDLLGLTEFIPGGLRWIKSFPTKKFGTTNVQIPFSELKPSVRANKVRFSFKLKPSKIKRLQLLYSKFGDDGLLNNEFKQGSIKVLIKSISVI, from the coding sequence ATGAGTAAGAAAAAATTTTTATTCCAGAAAAAGGAGTTCGATGGTTGGAAAACATTAAATGATACTGTTATGGGCGGATCAAGTTCAGCTTTTTGTGAAATTTCAAATTCTGGCTTGCTATTAAAGGGTAATATTGTTGAGAAAGCAGGAGGATTTGTTAGTTGTAGATCTCCTATTTATAAACCCTCTTTGAACGTATCTGAATATTCATCCTTTGAATTAAATATTGAAGGACAAGGAAGAACTTTTAAACTTGCTGTAGCTTGTGAAGATGATCTACTTGGACTAACCGAATTTATTCCGGGTGGTCTTAGATGGATTAAATCATTCCCAACAAAGAAATTCGGAACAACAAATGTTCAAATTCCGTTTAGTGAGCTAAAACCTTCAGTAAGAGCTAACAAGGTACGGTTTTCATTTAAATTAAAGCCATCTAAAATCAAAAGATTGCAACTACTGTACTCTAAGTTTGGTGATGATGGATTACTTAATAATGAGTTTAAACAGGGTTCCATAAAAGTTTTAATTAAATCAATAAGTGTTATTTGA
- a CDS encoding coat-like protein → MLFENPSKKIESLIAKSADLTNKPFVHSVVKINGEYEIEEEDIDLTVNILCRDKEGKRLEIYDLELELFKSNKELVLVISKLNFPDEPILWCGVKTLWMNSNNGKKCNSPKYSARLENLANRIKSFIY, encoded by the coding sequence GTGTTATTTGAAAATCCATCTAAAAAGATAGAGAGCTTAATCGCTAAGTCAGCAGATTTAACAAATAAACCTTTTGTGCATTCTGTCGTAAAAATAAATGGTGAATACGAAATCGAAGAAGAAGATATTGATTTGACGGTTAATATCTTATGTCGAGATAAAGAAGGTAAAAGATTAGAAATTTACGATCTTGAATTAGAACTTTTTAAATCAAATAAAGAGTTAGTTTTAGTTATCTCTAAGCTTAATTTTCCTGATGAACCAATATTATGGTGTGGAGTTAAAACATTGTGGATGAATAGCAATAATGGGAAAAAATGCAATTCACCAAAATACAGCGCTAGATTGGAAAACTTAGCAAATAGGATAAAAAGCTTTATTTATTGA
- the ilvD gene encoding dihydroxy-acid dehydratase: MNKLRSSAITQGVQRSPNRSMLRAVGFNDEDFNKPIIGVANGYSTITPCNIGLNKLALKAEESIKRSGGMPQMFGTITVSDGISMGTEGMKYSLVSREVIADSIETACNAQSMDGVLAIGGCDKNMPGAMIAIARMNIPSIFIYGGTIKPGKLHGEDLTVVSAFEAVGQLTSGKINEERLIQVEKNCIPGAGSCGGMFTANTMSAVIEVLGLSLPHSSTMAAEDLEKELSADKSAEILVSAIEKEIRPLDLMTKKAFENAISVIMAIGGSTNAVLHILAIANTAGIDININDFERIRQKVPVICDLKPSGKYVTVDLHNAGGIPQVMKILLNAGLIHGDCKNIEGKTISEYLQNIPDKPPTNQNVIRDIDNPLYKKGHLAILKGNLANEGSVAKISGVKNPVLTGPAKIFESEEDCLKSILNNDIKAGDVVVIRNEGPVGGPGMREMLAPTSAIVGQGLGEKVALITDGRFSGGTYGLVVGHIAPEAAVGGNIALIKQGDLITVDAVKQLIEVDLSDEELEKRKKDWVKPTPKYKRGILSKYSKIVSTSSLGAVTDL, translated from the coding sequence ATGAATAAACTCAGATCATCTGCAATAACCCAAGGTGTGCAAAGATCCCCTAACAGATCGATGTTAAGAGCTGTTGGATTTAATGATGAAGATTTTAATAAACCTATTATTGGAGTTGCAAATGGATACAGCACCATAACACCATGCAATATAGGTTTAAATAAGTTAGCTCTCAAAGCTGAAGAGTCAATAAAAAGATCAGGTGGTATGCCTCAGATGTTTGGAACGATAACAGTAAGTGATGGCATTTCTATGGGAACAGAGGGCATGAAATATTCCCTAGTTTCAAGAGAAGTTATTGCTGATTCAATTGAAACAGCATGCAATGCTCAGAGCATGGATGGAGTGCTTGCTATAGGTGGATGTGACAAAAATATGCCGGGCGCCATGATAGCGATTGCGAGAATGAATATTCCCTCAATTTTCATTTATGGAGGGACAATAAAACCTGGAAAGTTGCATGGAGAAGATCTTACTGTTGTTAGTGCATTTGAAGCTGTTGGACAATTAACATCAGGCAAAATTAATGAAGAAAGACTAATCCAAGTTGAGAAAAATTGTATTCCTGGTGCTGGTAGCTGTGGAGGGATGTTTACAGCTAATACAATGTCTGCGGTTATTGAAGTATTAGGGTTAAGTCTTCCTCACAGTTCCACTATGGCTGCTGAAGATCTTGAAAAAGAACTAAGTGCAGATAAAAGTGCTGAGATATTAGTTTCTGCAATAGAAAAAGAGATAAGACCTCTAGACCTAATGACTAAGAAAGCATTTGAAAATGCAATATCAGTAATTATGGCAATTGGAGGATCAACAAATGCGGTATTGCACATCTTAGCCATCGCAAATACTGCAGGAATAGATATTAACATTAATGATTTTGAGAGAATCAGACAAAAAGTACCCGTTATTTGTGACCTTAAACCGAGTGGTAAATATGTAACGGTGGATCTTCATAATGCAGGTGGGATTCCACAAGTAATGAAAATACTTTTGAATGCAGGATTGATTCATGGCGATTGCAAAAATATTGAAGGCAAAACCATCTCAGAATACTTACAGAATATTCCAGATAAGCCTCCAACAAATCAAAATGTCATAAGAGACATAGATAACCCTCTTTATAAAAAAGGACACCTAGCGATATTAAAAGGTAACTTAGCGAACGAAGGTTCCGTAGCCAAAATTAGCGGAGTAAAAAACCCTGTATTAACAGGTCCAGCAAAGATTTTCGAAAGTGAAGAGGATTGTTTGAAATCGATATTGAATAATGATATAAAAGCTGGTGATGTTGTTGTCATTAGAAACGAAGGGCCTGTAGGAGGACCAGGTATGAGAGAGATGTTAGCTCCAACATCTGCAATTGTTGGTCAAGGCCTCGGAGAGAAGGTAGCTTTAATTACTGATGGCCGATTTAGCGGGGGTACTTATGGTCTGGTTGTGGGTCATATAGCCCCAGAGGCTGCTGTTGGTGGAAATATTGCTCTAATAAAACAAGGTGATTTAATAACAGTAGATGCTGTAAAACAACTAATTGAAGTTGATTTATCTGACGAAGAATTAGAAAAAAGAAAAAAAGATTGGGTAAAACCTACACCAAAATACAAAAGAGGGATACTTTCGAAATATTCGAAAATCGTAAGCACATCAAGTTTAGGAGCTGTTACTGATTTATAG
- a CDS encoding uracil phosphoribosyltransferase: MAMSLKVIVPPHPLIKHWLSILREKNTPNILYSTGYEQLGKWLTYEALRNWLPYKKEIINTENGEADGFFINNEYPIKVFAMMPEGLSLWYGSKEVIPNSTLSLGELPKSIESNEGVIFYSEQITTTSATLETLIKLKKLGVDSNRILLITSICSNKGLNEIAKLFPNQVIYTSCIDEEDENTKLLLPGIGNPLLRLSTIFQDKN, from the coding sequence ATGGCAATGTCACTAAAGGTTATTGTTCCTCCTCATCCATTAATAAAACATTGGCTTTCTATATTACGAGAAAAAAACACTCCAAATATTTTGTACTCAACAGGATATGAACAATTGGGGAAATGGCTTACTTATGAAGCATTACGTAATTGGCTACCATATAAAAAAGAAATTATAAATACTGAAAATGGGGAAGCGGATGGATTTTTTATTAACAATGAATATCCAATAAAAGTTTTCGCAATGATGCCCGAAGGCTTATCTCTATGGTACGGATCTAAAGAGGTAATTCCTAATTCGACACTTTCATTAGGAGAACTACCTAAGAGTATTGAATCAAATGAAGGAGTTATATTTTATTCTGAACAAATAACGACAACATCAGCGACATTAGAAACTTTAATTAAATTAAAGAAATTAGGTGTTGATTCCAATAGGATTTTGTTAATAACTTCTATTTGCTCAAATAAAGGGTTAAATGAAATTGCGAAATTATTCCCTAATCAAGTAATCTATACATCTTGCATAGATGAGGAAGATGAAAACACAAAATTATTGTTACCCGGTATTGGGAATCCTTTATTGCGTTTGAGTACTATATTTCAAGATAAGAACTAA
- a CDS encoding pentapeptide repeat-containing protein — MIKSIVFPSLKNSLITLLCIGILFFNSVNSAWAKRPPEIRNQQELNLEPDMHGQDLSGNEYVKFDLNGFDFSESNLEGAVFNNSKLQNATFTGANLRDALAYATDFTDADLSDVNFTNALLMESNFEGAKIDGADFTDAVLSRTQQKQLCAIANGTNSSTGESTEYSLGC; from the coding sequence ATGATTAAATCAATTGTTTTCCCCTCACTAAAGAATTCATTAATTACTTTGTTATGCATTGGGATTTTATTTTTTAATTCTGTAAATTCTGCATGGGCTAAAAGACCTCCTGAGATTAGAAACCAACAAGAACTTAATTTAGAGCCAGATATGCACGGTCAAGATTTAAGCGGTAACGAATACGTTAAGTTTGATTTGAATGGGTTTGATTTCAGTGAAAGTAATTTAGAAGGCGCGGTATTTAATAATAGTAAATTGCAAAATGCAACGTTTACCGGGGCTAATTTGAGAGACGCTCTTGCCTATGCAACCGACTTTACAGATGCAGATCTTTCGGATGTTAATTTTACAAATGCTTTACTAATGGAGAGTAATTTTGAAGGTGCAAAAATAGATGGTGCAGATTTTACTGATGCTGTTCTTAGTCGGACACAACAAAAACAATTATGTGCAATTGCTAATGGCACAAATAGTTCTACAGGAGAGAGTACAGAGTATAGTTTAGGATGTTAA
- a CDS encoding GTP-binding protein, which yields MKKKIPVIVVSGFLGSGKTTFLRYLLKESNKKFGLIINEFGDVGIDGDLIKSCDRCDETEEDCVIELNNGCLCCTVQDDFVPSIKALLEFNPPIESIIIETSGLALPIPLIQALNWPEIRSSIYLDVVVGIVNGESMLNGSPINDLNKITKQYNDTDKIDHNATIEELFEDQLEVSDIVLVSRSDILNDDQFDFVKNKITGSLNSSVPVLKSKNGKIDLNYIFDIKFKKETYKEFLTEEHDHNHVELVSDSIKLNYFLEKNHFEKEMSKILDELNILRIKGRIWIPEKSLPLQIQIVGKKINTWFEEAPDNCWRPNDNAGLELVIISFDEKSIKTLDRKIKEKFKILSDPKIAI from the coding sequence ATGAAAAAGAAAATACCAGTAATAGTAGTTTCAGGTTTTCTCGGCTCAGGTAAAACAACTTTTCTTAGATATTTATTAAAGGAGAGTAATAAAAAATTTGGTTTAATAATCAATGAATTTGGTGATGTTGGTATTGACGGTGATTTGATTAAAAGTTGCGATAGATGCGATGAAACAGAAGAGGACTGTGTAATCGAATTAAATAATGGATGTTTATGTTGTACTGTTCAAGATGATTTTGTTCCCTCAATAAAAGCTCTCCTCGAATTTAATCCTCCTATAGAATCAATAATTATCGAAACAAGCGGCTTGGCACTACCAATTCCCTTAATTCAAGCACTTAACTGGCCTGAAATTAGGTCTTCCATCTACCTTGATGTTGTTGTTGGTATCGTTAATGGAGAATCAATGCTTAATGGTTCACCAATTAATGATCTAAATAAAATAACAAAACAATATAATGATACAGATAAAATTGATCACAACGCCACTATAGAAGAACTTTTTGAGGATCAACTCGAAGTCTCTGATATCGTTTTAGTTTCTAGATCAGACATCTTAAATGATGATCAATTTGACTTTGTAAAAAACAAAATCACGGGAAGTCTAAACTCATCTGTGCCAGTCCTTAAATCCAAAAATGGCAAAATTGATTTAAATTACATATTTGATATTAAATTTAAGAAAGAGACTTATAAAGAATTTTTAACTGAAGAACATGATCATAATCATGTTGAGCTTGTATCAGATTCAATTAAATTAAATTATTTCCTTGAAAAAAATCACTTTGAAAAAGAGATGTCAAAAATCTTGGATGAATTAAACATTCTTAGAATAAAAGGACGTATTTGGATACCAGAGAAATCATTACCTTTACAAATACAAATTGTTGGAAAAAAAATTAATACTTGGTTTGAAGAAGCTCCAGACAATTGTTGGAGACCAAATGATAATGCTGGGCTTGAATTAGTAATAATTTCCTTTGATGAAAAATCTATAAAAACTCTTGATAGAAAAATTAAAGAGAAATTTAAGATTTTAAGTGACCCAAAAATAGCAATTTAA
- the purS gene encoding phosphoribosylformylglycinamidine synthase subunit PurS, which translates to MDQFAVKVFVRLRPSVLDPAGEATKSASIKLGAEGIKSIRIGKMIEVKLEGNGENEVRKKIDLLCDRLFANTVIEDYEYSLEKL; encoded by the coding sequence TTGGACCAATTTGCTGTAAAAGTTTTTGTAAGACTAAGACCTTCAGTTTTAGATCCAGCAGGGGAAGCCACCAAATCTGCTTCTATAAAACTTGGAGCCGAGGGAATAAAATCAATACGTATAGGAAAAATGATTGAAGTAAAATTAGAAGGTAATGGTGAAAACGAAGTAAGAAAAAAAATTGATTTATTGTGCGATAGGTTATTCGCAAATACTGTTATCGAAGATTATGAGTATTCACTAGAAAAATTATAA